One Arthrobacter sp. StoSoilB20 DNA segment encodes these proteins:
- the clpS gene encoding ATP-dependent Clp protease adapter ClpS produces MSPSVAYGTDIDERTKAAEQSATDVLTAPDIPWNLVIWNDPVNLMSYVSFVFQSYFGYSESKAHKLMMEVHKKGRSIVAHGSKEQVEQHAVAMHGFGLWATVEKAASGNETPGKGGRQRG; encoded by the coding sequence ATGAGCCCCAGCGTTGCGTATGGCACGGACATCGATGAGCGGACCAAAGCTGCAGAGCAGTCCGCCACCGATGTCCTGACCGCCCCTGATATCCCGTGGAACCTTGTGATCTGGAATGATCCGGTGAATCTGATGAGCTACGTGAGCTTTGTCTTCCAGAGTTACTTCGGCTATTCCGAGTCCAAAGCCCACAAGCTGATGATGGAGGTCCACAAAAAGGGCCGCTCCATCGTGGCCCACGGAAGCAAGGAACAAGTGGAGCAGCACGCGGTAGCCATGCACGGTTTTGGCTTGTGGGCCACCGTGGAGAAGGCCGCGAGCGGAAACGAAACACCCGGAAAGGGCGGCCGCCAGCGTGGCTAA